The following coding sequences are from one Granulicella sp. L56 window:
- a CDS encoding TrbI/VirB10 family protein has translation MPEEKPTNTLPEPQNAPPSPDNVSGLRDKRVRPEGVVPKQAQGYVVAGLAVLILMTVMFSKNHAKPAARPNAAGPLAVSTDMNQRKIQELEQDLSADQRQSQQQAAAQKTMGNNTVAPNGTPAMMQPNGTMMPTAPAAPLPPTEPPTEPPRDPVADAEKAMAFKARFASNLVSATDVASRPLAESSESGENTPARSSSLPATPPTQAATTPAATDKKRAPEVNINSAHGQPYVVFEGTSINTVLVNRLDGEFAGPLKVMATNPIYSQDRQHLLIPEGTFILGEVQKVAGLGQKRLAVTFHRMLMPDGYSVDLDQFHGLDQAGAAGIKDKINNHYVEIFGASIALGVISGAAEATNLNQGYNESGTEAYKSGISSSLSQSSANVLDRFINIPPTITIREGHRIKVYITQDMLVPAYENHTIPSYF, from the coding sequence ATGCCAGAAGAGAAACCGACCAACACATTGCCGGAGCCGCAGAATGCGCCTCCATCTCCTGACAACGTCTCCGGCCTGCGCGACAAGCGCGTTCGGCCCGAAGGCGTTGTCCCCAAACAGGCGCAGGGCTATGTCGTCGCAGGACTCGCGGTGCTCATCCTGATGACCGTCATGTTCTCGAAAAACCACGCCAAGCCTGCCGCGAGGCCTAATGCAGCCGGTCCGCTGGCCGTGTCCACCGACATGAACCAGCGGAAGATTCAGGAGCTGGAGCAGGACCTGAGCGCTGACCAGCGCCAGAGCCAACAGCAGGCGGCGGCTCAGAAGACGATGGGCAACAATACCGTCGCACCGAACGGCACTCCAGCAATGATGCAGCCCAATGGGACGATGATGCCAACGGCTCCAGCGGCCCCATTGCCGCCGACCGAGCCGCCGACCGAGCCGCCGCGCGATCCCGTCGCGGATGCCGAAAAGGCGATGGCCTTCAAAGCCCGCTTTGCCTCAAACCTCGTCTCCGCCACTGATGTCGCTTCGCGTCCATTGGCCGAGTCTTCCGAATCCGGTGAGAATACTCCGGCTCGCTCTTCGAGCTTGCCGGCGACTCCTCCTACGCAGGCTGCAACCACTCCTGCTGCGACAGATAAGAAACGTGCGCCGGAGGTGAACATCAACTCTGCGCACGGCCAGCCTTATGTCGTCTTCGAGGGCACCAGCATCAACACCGTGCTGGTGAACCGTTTGGATGGGGAGTTTGCGGGGCCATTGAAGGTCATGGCGACGAACCCGATTTACAGCCAGGACCGGCAACATCTTCTCATCCCCGAGGGTACGTTCATTCTTGGCGAGGTGCAGAAGGTCGCCGGTCTCGGCCAGAAGCGCCTCGCCGTTACCTTCCATCGCATGTTGATGCCTGATGGCTACTCCGTCGATCTCGACCAGTTCCACGGTCTCGATCAGGCCGGAGCCGCTGGAATCAAGGACAAGATCAACAACCATTATGTCGAGATATTCGGCGCGTCGATTGCCCTTGGAGTCATCTCGGGCGCAGCCGAGGCCACCAATCTCAATCAGGGTTACAACGAGTCCGGCACTGAGGCATACAAGTCCGGCATCTCTTCCAGTCTTTCGCAGTCGAGCGCGAATGTGCTCGACCGCTTCATCAATATTCCACCCACCATCACGATTCGAGAGGGCCACCGGATCAAGGTTTACATCACGCAGGACATGCTCGTGCCTGCGTATGAGAACCACACGATCCCAAGCTACTTCTGA
- a CDS encoding TrbG/VirB9 family P-type conjugative transfer protein: MNRTPIIPLLLGLAATVAHGQQSARLVKYHTNDIVSVHAKMRYTTLIELPATEKILEVATGDKDFWIIDTVGNYCFLHPAKEGIHSNLNLITDKGSVYSFTLDDVESGDPDLKVVIQPSDPSSLAAANGAGKLVSAGEVEAARAQVQAVQSHAAAVVEQFRADYPTQALKFDYTFHNEKPFEVSAIYHDDKFTYIKSSASEKFSIYELKDGKPDLITFQLKDGTYVIPTVVDRGYLEIGKHKLDFQRKAQ, translated from the coding sequence ATGAACCGCACACCCATCATCCCGCTTTTGCTTGGCCTCGCTGCCACCGTAGCTCACGGCCAGCAGAGCGCCCGGCTTGTGAAGTACCACACCAACGACATTGTGAGTGTCCACGCCAAGATGCGTTACACCACGCTTATCGAATTACCGGCTACGGAGAAGATTCTGGAAGTCGCGACCGGCGATAAAGACTTCTGGATCATCGACACCGTGGGCAATTACTGCTTTCTGCATCCCGCCAAAGAAGGTATCCACTCCAACCTCAACCTGATTACCGACAAGGGCAGTGTGTATTCGTTCACGCTGGATGATGTCGAGTCCGGCGATCCCGACCTTAAGGTCGTTATCCAGCCGTCCGACCCATCCTCGCTTGCCGCCGCCAACGGCGCGGGCAAGCTGGTATCGGCTGGCGAAGTAGAGGCTGCCCGCGCCCAGGTGCAGGCTGTGCAATCGCACGCTGCCGCCGTGGTCGAGCAGTTCCGTGCCGACTATCCCACGCAGGCATTGAAGTTCGATTACACCTTCCACAACGAAAAGCCCTTTGAGGTGTCGGCGATCTATCACGATGACAAGTTCACCTACATCAAGTCGTCGGCTTCGGAGAAGTTCTCCATCTATGAACTGAAAGATGGCAAGCCTGACCTCATCACCTTCCAGTTGAAGGATGGCACCTATGTCATACCCACGGTGGTCGATCGCGGCTACCTCGAAATCGGCAAGCACAAGCTCGATTTTCAACGGAAGGCTCAGTAG
- a CDS encoding VirB4 family type IV secretion system protein, with product MVKVEHITKDWKEAGSFAVQINLYGFWDEHCFLTKSGDLGAVLRIGGIDYESLDHAGRDYAVKRLEAAFRSLDDKCRLYQILSKRNRPAIPHAEYENPVVRAAVEQRGAFLESKADRLYSIEIFWIVMIDGSYQKAGLLHALSQLPKQPRSSLRDLRALFSSNKERTLLYEQIERDRLRLQQKVNSLSGQLNDLMTVELPRAEETFRILRRLTNLRPSKINDAPLCDARHLDWQVCGSELEAHRGYLRLDDDYLRILTLKELPGETRPLILNGLLDIPANFHVVTEWHPVDNAKARKEIASRRRHHHNSKTSFVSNLQDQQNAGNQDNLVDDSKAAAVAELGGALTALGMEGKNFGEFTLTVVIYDEDRTRLEYSAAEFQKLFTQHDALLYEERYNLLNAFFATVPGNKQFNLRKQWALNSNYADLSFLFTVDTGSQWNAHLEREYAAVFESIHGTPYYMNLHAGDVAHTLLLGATGAGKSFTLASIIQALQKYGPLTFIFDVGGSYETLTRVFGGTYLNVGLKTPGFSINPFSLEPTHENLNFLYLFMRVLIEGQGKYTLTGDDEKALFAAIERAYKLPAEIRTLTNVASILGPLGERLQRWTGKGQFGYLFDNAEDTLTFARFQTFNFDGWSDYPDILEPLLFYVLQRASSEIEKPVNMAIFKVFLADEASIFLKNAIIRDWVVRAERTWRKKNAAMILATQSVVELADAGVLNIINESCPTKIFLANPNIDRKLYAEIFQLNDTQLELFESLVPKREMLLIKPRGTKKLVLEVDALTYWVATNNARDNIRKQDYFARFGPEQGLLRLAKDYPNPLNS from the coding sequence ATGGTCAAGGTTGAGCACATCACGAAGGACTGGAAAGAAGCTGGCTCATTCGCTGTTCAGATCAACTTGTACGGCTTCTGGGACGAGCACTGCTTTTTGACGAAATCAGGCGACCTTGGCGCTGTTCTGCGGATCGGCGGAATCGACTACGAGAGCCTGGACCATGCCGGACGCGACTATGCGGTCAAGCGCCTCGAAGCCGCCTTCCGCTCCCTCGATGACAAGTGCCGCCTGTATCAAATTCTGTCCAAGCGCAATCGCCCTGCGATCCCGCACGCCGAGTATGAGAACCCTGTGGTCCGCGCCGCCGTAGAACAACGCGGCGCGTTCCTCGAATCGAAGGCGGACCGGCTCTACAGCATAGAAATCTTCTGGATCGTGATGATCGACGGCAGCTACCAGAAGGCCGGGCTGTTGCACGCTCTGTCTCAGTTGCCGAAGCAACCGCGCTCGTCTCTTCGTGACTTGCGTGCTCTCTTCTCCAGTAACAAAGAGCGCACCCTACTCTACGAGCAGATCGAGCGCGACCGGCTGCGGCTGCAACAAAAAGTGAACAGTTTGAGTGGACAGCTAAACGACCTCATGACGGTCGAGCTGCCAAGGGCGGAGGAGACGTTTCGCATACTGCGCCGTCTCACCAATCTCCGCCCCTCCAAGATCAACGACGCGCCGCTCTGCGATGCGCGTCATCTCGACTGGCAGGTGTGCGGCTCAGAACTTGAGGCGCATCGGGGCTATCTCCGTCTGGACGATGACTACCTCCGCATCCTCACCCTGAAAGAGCTTCCCGGCGAGACGCGACCCTTGATTCTCAATGGCCTGCTCGACATTCCGGCCAACTTTCACGTCGTCACGGAGTGGCATCCCGTCGATAACGCGAAAGCCCGGAAAGAGATCGCCAGCCGTCGCCGGCATCACCACAACTCCAAGACCAGCTTCGTCTCCAATCTCCAGGACCAGCAGAACGCCGGGAACCAGGACAACCTGGTCGATGACTCGAAAGCCGCCGCCGTCGCGGAGCTAGGCGGTGCGCTCACTGCGCTGGGGATGGAGGGTAAGAACTTCGGCGAGTTCACGCTCACGGTGGTGATCTACGACGAGGACCGCACCCGGCTGGAATACTCCGCCGCAGAGTTTCAGAAGCTGTTTACACAGCATGACGCGCTTTTGTATGAGGAACGCTACAACCTGCTCAATGCGTTCTTCGCCACGGTCCCCGGCAATAAGCAGTTCAATCTCCGCAAACAGTGGGCGCTCAACTCCAACTACGCCGACCTGTCGTTCCTCTTCACCGTCGACACCGGCTCGCAATGGAACGCGCATCTAGAACGCGAGTATGCCGCTGTTTTCGAATCGATACACGGCACGCCGTATTACATGAACCTGCACGCCGGCGACGTGGCGCACACCCTGCTGCTCGGCGCTACAGGGGCCGGGAAATCCTTCACGCTGGCTTCCATCATTCAGGCGTTACAGAAGTATGGGCCGCTCACTTTTATCTTCGATGTCGGCGGCAGCTATGAAACGCTGACGCGCGTCTTCGGCGGCACCTACCTGAACGTCGGACTGAAGACGCCGGGCTTCAGTATCAATCCCTTTTCGTTGGAACCCACCCACGAGAACCTGAATTTTCTCTACCTGTTCATGCGGGTCCTGATCGAAGGCCAAGGCAAGTACACGCTGACCGGCGACGATGAAAAAGCGCTCTTCGCTGCGATCGAGCGGGCCTACAAACTTCCCGCCGAGATACGGACGCTGACCAACGTCGCGTCCATCCTTGGGCCGCTGGGTGAGCGTCTGCAACGGTGGACCGGCAAAGGCCAGTTCGGGTATCTCTTCGACAACGCCGAGGACACCCTGACGTTTGCGCGCTTCCAGACCTTCAACTTCGATGGCTGGTCCGATTACCCCGACATCCTGGAACCACTACTCTTTTATGTCCTTCAGCGGGCATCGTCTGAGATCGAAAAGCCAGTAAATATGGCCATATTCAAGGTGTTTCTGGCAGACGAAGCCTCCATCTTTCTCAAAAACGCCATCATCCGCGATTGGGTAGTGCGCGCGGAGCGGACATGGCGCAAGAAGAACGCCGCGATGATTCTGGCGACACAGTCGGTGGTGGAACTGGCCGACGCGGGCGTGCTCAACATCATCAACGAGTCGTGCCCGACGAAGATATTTCTCGCCAACCCCAACATCGACCGCAAGCTCTACGCCGAAATCTTCCAGTTGAACGATACCCAGCTTGAGTTGTTCGAGTCGCTGGTGCCGAAGCGCGAAATGCTGCTGATCAAGCCGCGCGGCACCAAAAAGCTGGTGTTGGAAGTCGATGCGCTGACCTATTGGGTCGCCACCAACAATGCCCGCGACAACATCCGCAAACAGGATTACTTTGCCCGCTTCGGCCCGGAGCAAGGATTGCTGCGCCTGGCCAAGGACTACCCCAACCCGCTCAATTCATAA
- a CDS encoding VirB3 family type IV secretion system protein, with translation MAVGDSRHNKVFKAMNRPLTVMGAERRLFFVALISGGAIFSLLHSLFGGIGLFIIGVVIARIATKHDVEILRVLFNSGKFRRRYDPMKADEMEIRIVRRDGQG, from the coding sequence ATGGCAGTGGGCGATTCACGACATAACAAGGTCTTCAAAGCGATGAATCGCCCACTGACCGTCATGGGCGCGGAGCGGCGATTGTTCTTCGTTGCGCTTATTTCCGGCGGCGCCATCTTCTCACTGTTGCATTCGCTGTTCGGCGGAATCGGGCTGTTCATCATCGGCGTCGTCATCGCCCGCATTGCCACAAAGCACGATGTCGAGATTCTGCGGGTGCTCTTCAACTCCGGCAAGTTCCGCCGACGCTACGATCCGATGAAGGCAGACGAAATGGAAATACGCATTGTGAGGCGCGATGGTCAAGGTTGA
- a CDS encoding TrbC/VirB2 family protein — protein MKTPRFLRRLLPRHINRPSIRWLTPALLFLATLPVYAQSTGSDPWDNAVNVLKTAFTGTIATGLSLVAIVVGGLMFAYGEGQSKKMLAGIVFGVGMAIGAVNFMAWLFPS, from the coding sequence GTGAAGACGCCTCGTTTCCTTCGCCGCCTTCTACCCCGGCACATCAACCGGCCTTCCATCCGATGGCTTACCCCCGCGCTGCTCTTTCTGGCAACGCTGCCCGTGTATGCGCAATCCACCGGCAGCGATCCGTGGGACAACGCGGTCAACGTCCTCAAAACCGCCTTTACCGGCACGATTGCGACCGGGCTGTCGCTGGTCGCAATCGTCGTCGGCGGGCTGATGTTCGCCTACGGCGAAGGCCAGTCGAAGAAGATGCTCGCCGGTATTGTCTTTGGGGTCGGAATGGCGATCGGGGCTGTGAACTTTATGGCTTGGCTTTTTCCCTCGTAA
- a CDS encoding DNA methyltransferase: MQAQSSTQHQFLNTITHGDCIQVMRQMPANSVDFILTDPPYLVNYRDRDGRTIQNDADENWLKPAMAEAYRMLKQDRVAIMFYGWTKVDAFFDAWKAAGFQPVGHLVFRKTYSSKSRFLRYQHEQAYLLAKGRPPLPKQPLADVMDMPYSGNKLHPTQKPVAALAPLVRSFSLPGESVLDPFTGSGSSCAAALLTGRKYIGIELDAEHFNQASARLARVEGRIAAKRSSLELIPTSR; the protein is encoded by the coding sequence ATGCAAGCACAAAGCTCAACTCAGCATCAGTTCCTCAATACCATCACGCACGGTGACTGCATCCAGGTCATGCGTCAGATGCCCGCAAACAGCGTCGATTTCATCCTCACCGATCCGCCATATCTCGTGAACTACCGCGACCGCGATGGACGCACCATTCAGAATGATGCCGATGAGAACTGGCTCAAGCCTGCGATGGCGGAAGCATATCGCATGCTGAAGCAGGACCGGGTCGCAATCATGTTCTACGGATGGACGAAGGTCGATGCATTCTTCGACGCATGGAAGGCTGCGGGATTCCAGCCTGTCGGCCATCTGGTGTTTCGCAAAACTTACTCATCCAAGAGCAGGTTCCTTCGCTATCAACACGAGCAGGCATACCTGCTGGCTAAGGGCAGGCCGCCGCTACCGAAGCAGCCGCTGGCGGACGTGATGGATATGCCCTATAGCGGAAACAAGCTGCATCCGACGCAGAAGCCCGTAGCGGCACTCGCACCGCTGGTTCGCAGCTTCTCTCTTCCCGGTGAAAGTGTTCTCGATCCGTTCACGGGCAGCGGCAGCTCATGCGCGGCAGCGTTGCTGACCGGTCGCAAGTACATCGGCATTGAACTCGATGCCGAGCATTTCAACCAGGCGTCGGCACGGTTAGCCCGGGTCGAAGGGAGGATCGCAGCGAAGCGGTCTTCACTGGAACTCATTCCCACCTCGCGGTGA
- a CDS encoding DUF1778 domain-containing protein translates to MAKKEHIPSRRTGKSPLGAKVFSYHTQEEHRLLVKAAKLERRSLSSFVALAALERAERIIAGK, encoded by the coding sequence GTGGCCAAAAAGGAACACATTCCTTCCCGGCGCACCGGCAAGTCCCCACTTGGAGCGAAAGTGTTCTCTTACCACACCCAGGAAGAACATCGGTTACTGGTGAAGGCGGCAAAGCTGGAACGCCGCAGTCTCAGCAGCTTTGTCGCCCTTGCCGCTCTCGAGCGCGCAGAACGGATCATTGCCGGCAAGTAA
- a CDS encoding helix-turn-helix domain-containing protein, with translation MESSIKLLSEPFVNADRAALFLDIPRKTLLGLARQGKLPAHGLPGKGRKKSWRFRLSELDHWMQTEVTSGSDGGRSKERNTFR, from the coding sequence ATGGAATCTTCAATCAAACTGTTATCTGAACCGTTCGTCAATGCCGACCGCGCAGCATTGTTCCTCGATATACCACGCAAAACCCTCCTGGGACTTGCCAGGCAAGGGAAACTTCCAGCGCACGGACTCCCCGGTAAGGGACGAAAAAAGAGTTGGCGATTCCGGCTCTCCGAACTCGATCACTGGATGCAAACAGAGGTAACATCAGGCAGCGACGGAGGCCGTTCAAAGGAAAGGAATACTTTTCGATGA
- a CDS encoding site-specific integrase, whose translation MKRSRYQLGALFTEPRKKGPAVWVYRWRETNSDGKRHSRKEILGTVIEIRTQADAQRAAEKLRLSINRLAAEGSGPPATIRKLVDHYRLKEIPIEESREGKRRSTKLGYLSNLNCHIVPRWGDYPPSRVTTVEVEDWLKSIRLAPASRAKIRNVLSMIFRHGMRWGWLDSNPVTMVRCSSKRLRRPDILTVEEFRALLGALPDRERLMGTICATTGLRICEVLGLKWEDIDFETHMASVLRSFTDGSIGPCKTEISEQPVPLDEIVVEELRAWLPVCGFPKPEDWVFASYQTFGKMPMWPDSLRRKILQPIAREVGIRKQIGWHTFRRTYSSLLAETGNDVNVVQELMRHAKLSTTMEVYTQAGMPKKRLAQRKAVDVLFNRSSDAQREAVLGASYCSHTAPTQAVVLPDCAR comes from the coding sequence ATGAAACGGTCACGATATCAACTTGGGGCTCTTTTCACTGAGCCTCGAAAGAAAGGTCCTGCTGTCTGGGTCTACCGCTGGCGCGAGACAAATTCTGACGGAAAACGCCACTCGCGCAAGGAAATCCTGGGAACGGTCATTGAGATTCGGACTCAGGCCGATGCGCAACGAGCGGCGGAGAAACTTCGCCTCAGCATCAATCGCCTCGCAGCGGAAGGTTCCGGGCCACCGGCAACCATCCGCAAGCTGGTGGATCACTATCGTCTAAAGGAGATTCCGATCGAGGAATCTCGCGAGGGGAAACGGAGGTCAACGAAGTTGGGCTACCTCAGCAATCTCAACTGCCATATCGTGCCGCGCTGGGGAGATTATCCTCCCAGCCGGGTTACAACAGTTGAGGTGGAGGACTGGCTGAAATCGATCCGGCTTGCACCCGCGAGCCGGGCCAAGATCCGCAACGTATTGAGCATGATCTTCCGCCACGGCATGCGTTGGGGTTGGCTGGACAGCAATCCGGTCACGATGGTGCGGTGCAGCTCTAAACGACTGCGGAGGCCGGACATCCTTACCGTTGAGGAGTTTCGGGCTCTGTTGGGTGCTCTGCCTGACAGGGAGCGGCTCATGGGAACGATCTGCGCGACCACCGGACTTCGGATCTGCGAAGTTCTCGGCCTCAAATGGGAGGACATCGACTTCGAGACGCATATGGCCAGCGTTCTTCGGTCTTTTACGGACGGCAGCATCGGTCCGTGCAAGACCGAGATCTCGGAGCAGCCGGTGCCTCTCGATGAGATTGTTGTCGAGGAGCTGCGGGCGTGGCTTCCGGTCTGTGGCTTCCCGAAGCCGGAGGATTGGGTCTTTGCCAGTTACCAGACCTTCGGCAAGATGCCGATGTGGCCAGACAGCCTGCGCCGAAAGATTCTGCAGCCGATTGCCCGTGAGGTGGGCATCCGGAAGCAGATCGGCTGGCATACCTTCCGCCGTACCTACAGTTCGTTACTGGCTGAAACCGGCAATGACGTTAACGTGGTGCAGGAGCTGATGCGGCATGCCAAACTCAGCACGACGATGGAAGTCTATACGCAGGCGGGCATGCCCAAAAAGCGGCTTGCGCAGCGGAAGGCCGTCGATGTGCTCTTTAACCGCAGTTCAGACGCACAGCGGGAGGCTGTACTGGGGGCTTCTTATTGCTCCCATACTGCTCCCACTCAAGCCGTTGTGCTCCCGGATTGCGCTCGCTAA
- a CDS encoding RNA polymerase sigma factor: MQAGIVMGHLASVIGISTEDAALVADLKAGSEDAFAILIAQYHQPLYSLIARSINDPADAADITQEVFIKVFRSIRGFHGDASLRTWLYRIALHEASNQRRWWSRHKKQEVTIDSPYDQEEDGNSVCLSATLADDGNSPFDNVAQNEVRERVEAALRQIPETFRTVVVLREIEGFAYEEISEILDVNLGTVKSRLTRGRSALRALILAQQSAAQNNSAPSFAMHSSEKMVT; encoded by the coding sequence ATGCAGGCGGGCATCGTAATGGGCCATTTAGCGAGCGTAATAGGCATCAGCACCGAAGATGCTGCACTTGTAGCCGACCTCAAAGCCGGTTCCGAGGACGCGTTCGCCATCCTCATCGCCCAGTATCACCAGCCTCTCTACTCGCTCATCGCTCGCAGCATCAACGATCCAGCCGATGCCGCCGACATCACCCAGGAAGTCTTCATCAAGGTCTTCCGCAGCATTCGCGGCTTTCATGGCGACGCCAGTCTCCGTACCTGGCTCTACCGCATCGCCCTGCACGAGGCCTCCAATCAGCGCCGCTGGTGGTCGCGCCACAAAAAGCAGGAAGTCACCATTGATTCGCCCTACGATCAGGAAGAGGATGGCAACAGCGTCTGTCTTAGCGCCACCTTGGCAGACGACGGCAATTCGCCCTTCGACAACGTAGCGCAAAACGAAGTCCGCGAGCGCGTCGAAGCCGCTTTGCGGCAGATCCCCGAGACCTTCCGCACCGTGGTCGTCCTTCGCGAGATCGAAGGTTTTGCCTACGAGGAGATCTCCGAAATTCTCGATGTCAACCTGGGCACGGTTAAGTCGCGGCTCACCCGGGGTCGTTCGGCCCTGCGTGCACTCATTCTTGCCCAACAAAGTGCCGCACAAAATAATTCCGCGCCTTCCTTTGCCATGCACTCATCCGAAAAGATGGTGACGTAA
- a CDS encoding anti-sigma factor — translation MTTNCDSIRSSFSAYLDGAVPGHQMQEIVRHLESCGDCKCEFDSLRAMQQSLASLGPAKAPSNLGMKLRLAISHEHAAMKSSWKDSFSLKWENTVRPLLVQASAGFAGSVVLVGGIMLLLGMVAAPEPVMANDEPLGAITVPHYLYSAVNPHAITTTHDAPIVVEAYVNEQGRVYDYNIVSGPVDTSVKNQVVDQLVMSVFQPASVFGSPVRGRVVLTFAGVSVRG, via the coding sequence ATGACCACGAACTGCGACAGTATTCGATCTTCGTTCTCGGCTTATCTTGACGGAGCGGTCCCCGGCCACCAGATGCAGGAAATCGTCCGCCATCTGGAATCCTGTGGCGACTGCAAGTGCGAGTTCGACAGTCTGCGCGCCATGCAGCAATCACTCGCCAGCCTTGGGCCGGCCAAAGCTCCCTCCAATCTCGGCATGAAGCTCCGCCTCGCCATCTCGCACGAGCATGCGGCGATGAAGTCAAGCTGGAAGGACAGCTTCAGCCTTAAGTGGGAGAATACTGTTCGACCGCTGCTCGTGCAGGCCTCCGCTGGTTTTGCCGGATCGGTCGTACTCGTCGGAGGCATCATGCTTCTGCTCGGCATGGTTGCCGCGCCAGAGCCTGTCATGGCCAACGACGAGCCGCTTGGCGCGATTACTGTGCCTCACTATCTCTATTCGGCGGTCAATCCGCACGCCATCACCACCACCCACGATGCCCCCATTGTCGTTGAGGCTTATGTCAACGAGCAGGGTCGTGTCTATGACTACAACATCGTCTCCGGCCCGGTTGATACCTCGGTGAAGAACCAGGTGGTCGATCAACTGGTGATGAGCGTCTTTCAACCGGCCAGCGTTTTTGGCTCTCCGGTTCGGGGCAGGGTAGTGCTCACCTTTGCCGGCGTCTCTGTTCGGGGATAA
- the rnc gene encoding ribonuclease III, translating into MTTRRKKTARPLASQVVSTLFDHRFQQPDLLTWALTHRSLAYETNPETSPDPRSDNEQLEFLGDAILGLAVAESLFRRFPGSREGELTRLRASLVSRRHLGEVATRIALGDLLLLGRGEEQSGGRQKPALLANAIEAVIAALYLDGGLDAARAFIEKHIIEPALPELNLALKAGDTFSGAIGDHKSALQEYLQASGAGQPQYVLTAQSGPDHQKRFRVEVRIEDSEGASIALAESEGSTKKQAQQEAARIAIERLLSEKRSIEDDIVRGSTKDGFEV; encoded by the coding sequence ATGACGACGCGCCGCAAAAAGACTGCACGTCCACTCGCAAGTCAGGTGGTATCGACCCTGTTCGACCACCGCTTCCAGCAGCCCGACCTGCTGACCTGGGCCCTCACCCATCGTTCTCTCGCCTACGAGACCAATCCCGAGACCTCGCCCGACCCCCGCTCCGACAACGAGCAGTTGGAGTTCCTCGGCGACGCCATCCTTGGCCTTGCTGTAGCCGAATCCCTCTTTCGCCGCTTTCCCGGCTCCCGCGAGGGTGAACTCACCCGCCTCCGCGCCTCCCTTGTCAGCCGCCGCCATCTCGGCGAGGTGGCCACCCGCATCGCCCTCGGCGATCTCCTCCTCCTCGGCCGGGGAGAAGAGCAGAGCGGCGGTCGTCAAAAGCCAGCCCTCCTCGCCAATGCCATCGAGGCCGTCATTGCCGCGCTCTACCTCGACGGTGGCCTCGATGCCGCGCGCGCCTTCATCGAGAAACACATCATCGAGCCCGCTCTACCTGAGCTGAATCTCGCGCTCAAGGCAGGCGACACCTTCAGCGGAGCCATCGGCGACCACAAATCCGCATTGCAGGAGTACTTGCAAGCCAGCGGGGCCGGTCAGCCCCAGTACGTGCTCACCGCCCAAAGTGGGCCTGACCATCAAAAACGCTTCCGCGTCGAAGTTCGCATCGAAGATAGTGAAGGTGCCTCCATCGCACTCGCTGAATCCGAAGGGAGCACCAAGAAACAGGCCCAGCAAGAGGCCGCCCGCATCGCCATTGAACGCCTTCTCTCCGAAAAGCGCTCCATCGAGGACGATATTGTAAGAGGTTCCACTAAGGATGGCTTCGAGGTATAG
- the lepB gene encoding signal peptidase I has translation MTQPAIDSNPSTDPGTAIHSVPTPVRHHHPHHGNEGILPAVQSLFAIMVTAIFIITFIIQPFRIPSGSMEPTLLVGDFLLVNKQITTPGVSGWIFPAPRIHRGEVVVFHYPVNPTMHLVKRVVGLPGDRIKLRDGRVYVDDNPLSEPYAVYRPSAPDGYRDNFPRLQSTDPDVDSRWWIKMHTLIHDGELTIPPDSYFVLGDNRNDSEDSRYWGFVPRNAIVGEPLLIYFSLQQPAASEIAMTRSSHALVLHRRSSAVDALADFARWDRTFQIVK, from the coding sequence GTGACTCAACCCGCCATCGACTCCAACCCGTCCACCGATCCCGGCACTGCCATTCACAGCGTTCCTACGCCCGTTCGCCATCATCATCCGCATCACGGTAATGAAGGCATTCTGCCTGCGGTACAGTCGCTGTTCGCCATCATGGTGACCGCGATCTTCATTATCACCTTCATCATTCAGCCTTTCCGCATCCCCTCCGGCTCGATGGAGCCAACCCTCCTCGTCGGCGACTTCCTTCTGGTCAACAAGCAGATCACCACGCCCGGCGTCTCCGGCTGGATCTTCCCCGCGCCGCGCATCCATCGGGGAGAGGTCGTCGTCTTCCACTATCCCGTCAACCCCACCATGCATCTGGTCAAGCGCGTCGTCGGCCTCCCCGGCGACCGCATCAAGCTGCGCGACGGCCGAGTCTACGTCGACGACAACCCACTCTCCGAACCCTATGCCGTCTACCGACCCAGCGCTCCCGATGGCTACCGTGACAACTTTCCCCGCCTGCAAAGCACCGACCCCGACGTCGACTCCCGCTGGTGGATCAAGATGCATACCCTGATCCACGACGGCGAGCTCACCATCCCTCCCGACAGCTACTTCGTCCTCGGCGACAACCGCAACGACAGCGAGGACAGCCGCTACTGGGGCTTCGTTCCCCGCAACGCCATCGTAGGTGAGCCCCTGCTCATCTACTTCTCGCTACAGCAGCCGGCAGCCAGCGAGATCGCCATGACTCGCTCCTCCCACGCGCTGGTGCTGCACCGCCGCTCCAGCGCGGTAGACGCCCTAGCCGACTTCGCCCGCTGGGACCGGACCTTCCAGATCGTCAAATAG